From Thermoanaerobaculia bacterium:
GACCTTTTTCGGTGTCGATCGCACGGCCTCTTCCACCGCATGGAAACCGGCGATGATCATCGGCGACCTCCGGAAAACCGGCTGAAAAAGGTCGAAACCCCTCCCCCGGCCGCGGGCCGACCCCTCCCCAGGCGGGGAGGAGTGGGAGACGCTTTCCGTGTCGATGGGACGACTTCTTCCACCGCATGAAATCCGGTGAGGATCAGGGCCTCACCTCCCTCCCCCCCCTCCACCTGGAGAGGGGGCCGGGGGGTGAGGTTCCAACAGCACGACCACCATCGCCGCCAACCCTTCCCCGCGCCCGGGAAAGCCCATCCCGTTCGTCGAGGTCCCGCGGACGGAGATCTTTTCTCTGGCGACCCCCAGGATCTCCGCCACGCGCCGCTCGAGCGCGTCCCGCCGCGGCGCGATGCGCGGCGCTTCTCCGATGATGGTCGCGTCGAGGTTGCCGACACTCAGACCCCTCGCCGCCGCGAGCGCCCCGGCGGCGGCGAGCATCTCGGCGCTGTCGCGGCCGCGGTTCTCCGGGTCGCGGTCCGAGAAGTGCTCCCCGAGGCTCCCGTTGCTGGACGCTCCCAGGATCGCGTCGGCGGCGGCATGAAGGAGGACGTCGCCGTCGGAATGCCCCGCGAGCCCGCGCTCGCCCGGCCAGTCGAGCCCTCCCAGCCGGAGCGGGCGGCCTTCCGCGAACGGGTGGGCGTCGAACCCGAGGCCGACGCGGCTCACGGCGCGTCCCGGAGCATCGCCTCGGCGATCCGGATGTCTTCGGGGAAGGTGATCTTGAAGGCGCGGCGCGAAACGGGCACGGCGGCGACCCGGATCCCGATCGCCTCGCACCGCGCCGCCTCGTCGGTCGACGGAGGCGCCTCGAGCGCGCGCCGCAGCACGTCGCCGCGGAACACCTGCGGCGTCGCCGCGGCGGTGATCTCCTCGCGGTCGACGGTGCCGGAGATCCAAACGCCGTCCCAGCGCTTCAGCGTGTCGGCGACCGCGATGACCGCGATCGCGGCGCCGCTCTCTTCGGCCGCGGCGATCACGAGGCGGATCTCGTCCGGGCTGACGAACGGCCGCGCGGCGTCGTGGATCACGACATAGTCCCGCGGCCCCGGATCGAGCGCGGCGACCCCGATCGCGACCGATTCCGCGCGCGAGAGCCCGCCGGCGCGCACCGGGAACCGGCGGCCGACCGCCGATTCGACGGCCGACTCGTGGCCGGACGGCGCCATCACGATGCCGCTCTCGAAAGGGATCCCTTCGAAGGCCGCCAGCGCGAGCGAGACGAGCGGCCGGCCCCCGACGGGGACGAGCGCCTTCGGAAGCGGGCTCCCGAGGCGCAGTCCTCCTCCGGCCGCGGGGATCAGCAGATGAAGGCTCACACCTTGAGGATCTCTTCCTCTTTGGCTTTCAGGATCCCGTCGACCTCGGCGATCCGCTTGTCGGTGAGCTTCTGCGTCTCTTCCAGCCCGCGCCGCTCGTCGTCCTCCGAGATCTGCTTGTCCTTCATCATCTTCTTCAGGACGTCGTTGGCCTCGTGGCGGAAACGGCGGATCTCGACCCGCACCTCTTCGGCCATGTGATGGGCGCGTTTGACGAGCTCCTTGCGGCGCTCCTCGGTCGGGGCCGGTACGGGGACCCGGACGATCTTCCCGTCCGACACCGGGTTCAGGCCGAGGTCCGCCTTCCGGATCGCCTTGTCGATCTCGGCGCACATCTTCGGGTCCCACGGCTGCGCGACGATGAGGTTCGATTCGGGGACCGTGAGGCTGCAGACCTGCTTGATCGGCATCTCCGTGCCGTAGGAGTTGACCATGACGCCGTCGAGGAGCGCCGCCGACGCCCGGCCGGTGCGGAGCGTCCCGTACTGGTGCCTCAGCGACTCGATCGCCGTGACCATCTTCTTCTCCGCCGACGCGATCTCGTTTCTCACTGAACGTCTCCTGCCGGCGCGGGGACCTCGTCGACGACGAGCGACCCGATGTCGGCTCCCTCCACGACCCGCCGGATGTTGCCGGGGATCAGGAGATTGAACACTTTGATCGGCAGCCGGTTGTCGCGGCAGAGCGCGACGGCGGCCGCGTCCATCACGCCGAGGTTCTCCTCCAGAGCCTGCCGGTACGTCACGAACGGGAGGAGCCGCGCGGAGCGGTCGAGCTTCGGATCGGCCGTGAAGATCCCGTCGACCTTCGTCGCCTTGAGGAGCACGTCCGCCTTGATCTCGTTGGCGCGCAGCGCCGCGGCCGAATCGGTGGTGAAGTACGGGTTCCCGGTGCCGCCGACGAAGAGCACGACGCGTCCTTTCTCGAGATGCCGAAGCGCCCGCCGGCGGATGAACGGCTCCGAAATCTGACGCATCTCGATCGCCGAGATGAGCCGCGTGCTCACGTCGCGTTTCTCGAGGAGGTCCTGCATGGCGAGGCCGTTGATGACGGTCGCGAGCATCCCCATGTGGTCGCCCGTCACCCGGTCGATCCCGGAGGCGGCCGCGGTCACGCCGCGAATGATGTTCCCGCCGCCCAGGACGACCGCGATGCCGACTCCCGTGCGGTGGACGTCGGCGATCTCGTCGGCGATGCGGGAGATCCGCTCCGGGTCGATCCCGAACGGGCGGTCGCCCATCAGCGCCTCGCCCGAGACCTTGAGGAGAATTCGTTTGAAACGAGGAGCCGTCACGCGTCGGATTCTACTAAAAACAAAGGCCGGGACCTTCGCCCCGGCCCGAAATCGTGCATTGCAGAAGAATCACCGCGATTGCGCCGCGACCTCGGCCGCGAAATCATTCTCGCGTCTGGCGAGCCCTTCCCCGAGCTTGTAGCGGAGGAAGCGGAGCCCGAGGGCCCCTTCCCCGCCCCGCGCCTTCAGCACCTGGCCGACCGTCTGCTTGTCGTCCCGGACGTATGCCTGCTCGCAGAGGACGCACTCCTGGTAGAACTTCTCGATCTTCCCTTCGGCGATCTTCTCGACGACGTTGGCCGGCTTTCCGGAAGCGACCGCCTGCGCGCGGGCGATCTCCCGCTCCGACTCGAGCGCGGCGGCGTCGACGTCTTCCCGGCGGGCGAACCGGGGCTCCGCCGCGGCGACGTGCATCGCGACGTCGCGGGCGAGGTCCCCGCCGGCGCCCGGGATCCCGACGATCACGCCGATGCGGCCGTTGCCGTGCACGTAGGTCGCAAACGTCTCGCCGGGCTTCCCGATCCAGCGCGCGAACCGCCGCACGCTCATGTTCTCCCCGATCTTCGCGATCAGCTGCGACACGGCCTCCGCGACGGTCGTTCCGAGCGCGATCGGAGACGGGAGCCGGAGGAGCGCCTCGACGGGGCCGTCGCTCGTCTCCCCGAACGCCTCGTGGCCGGCGATCCGGTCCGAGAGCTTCTCGACGAACGTGCGGAAGTCCTCGGTCTTGGCGACGAAATCGGTCTCGCAGTTGACCTCGAGCAGCACCGCGGCGGCCGGATGCACCTTCGCCGAGACGAGCCCTTCCGTGGCGGCGCGGCCCGCTTTCTTCGCGGCCGCAGCGAGGCCCTTCTTGCGCAGGATCGTCACCGCCTCCTCCGCGTCGCCCCCGGCCTCCTTCAGGGCGGCCTTGCACTCCATCATTCCCGCGCCGGTCCGCTGGCGCAGGTCGTTGACCATCTTGGCCGTGATCTCCATGGGTCGCTCCATCACAAAAACCGTCGCAAAAGATCGGGCCGGGGCGAGAAATGCCCCGGCCCGCGTGTTGACGTCGTCGGTGATTACCCGGCGACGGCGCCGAAGGTCTCCGGGGACGGGGCGCCGGCCGAGGCCGCGCCTTCCCCCGTGTAGCGCTCGTCGTGCGCGTGGAGGCCTTCGAGGATCGAATCGGCGACCTTGCTCGTGAAGAGCCGGATCGCGCGAATCGCGTCGTCGTTTCCGGGGATCACGTGATCGACCAGCTCCGGATCGCAGTTGGTGTCGACCACCGCCACGATCGGGATCTTCAGGGAGTGCGCCTCCTTGACGGCGATGTGCTCCTTCTTCGGGTCGATCACGAACAGCGCGTCCGG
This genomic window contains:
- the ispF gene encoding 2-C-methyl-D-erythritol 2,4-cyclodiphosphate synthase; the protein is MSRVGLGFDAHPFAEGRPLRLGGLDWPGERGLAGHSDGDVLLHAAADAILGASSNGSLGEHFSDRDPENRGRDSAEMLAAAGALAAARGLSVGNLDATIIGEAPRIAPRRDALERRVAEILGVAREKISVRGTSTNGMGFPGRGEGLAAMVVVLLEPHPPAPSPGGGGGGR
- a CDS encoding 2-C-methyl-D-erythritol 4-phosphate cytidylyltransferase; this translates as MSLHLLIPAAGGGLRLGSPLPKALVPVGGRPLVSLALAAFEGIPFESGIVMAPSGHESAVESAVGRRFPVRAGGLSRAESVAIGVAALDPGPRDYVVIHDAARPFVSPDEIRLVIAAAEESGAAIAVIAVADTLKRWDGVWISGTVDREEITAAATPQVFRGDVLRRALEAPPSTDEAARCEAIGIRVAAVPVSRRAFKITFPEDIRIAEAMLRDAP
- the pyrH gene encoding UMP kinase, whose product is MTAPRFKRILLKVSGEALMGDRPFGIDPERISRIADEIADVHRTGVGIAVVLGGGNIIRGVTAAASGIDRVTGDHMGMLATVINGLAMQDLLEKRDVSTRLISAIEMRQISEPFIRRRALRHLEKGRVVLFVGGTGNPYFTTDSAAALRANEIKADVLLKATKVDGIFTADPKLDRSARLLPFVTYRQALEENLGVMDAAAVALCRDNRLPIKVFNLLIPGNIRRVVEGADIGSLVVDEVPAPAGDVQ
- the frr gene encoding ribosome recycling factor, translating into MVTAIESLRHQYGTLRTGRASAALLDGVMVNSYGTEMPIKQVCSLTVPESNLIVAQPWDPKMCAEIDKAIRKADLGLNPVSDGKIVRVPVPAPTEERRKELVKRAHHMAEEVRVEIRRFRHEANDVLKKMMKDKQISEDDERRGLEETQKLTDKRIAEVDGILKAKEEEILKV
- the tsf gene encoding translation elongation factor Ts, which codes for MEITAKMVNDLRQRTGAGMMECKAALKEAGGDAEEAVTILRKKGLAAAAKKAGRAATEGLVSAKVHPAAAVLLEVNCETDFVAKTEDFRTFVEKLSDRIAGHEAFGETSDGPVEALLRLPSPIALGTTVAEAVSQLIAKIGENMSVRRFARWIGKPGETFATYVHGNGRIGVIVGIPGAGGDLARDVAMHVAAAEPRFARREDVDAAALESEREIARAQAVASGKPANVVEKIAEGKIEKFYQECVLCEQAYVRDDKQTVGQVLKARGGEGALGLRFLRYKLGEGLARRENDFAAEVAAQSR